The Papaver somniferum cultivar HN1 chromosome 6, ASM357369v1, whole genome shotgun sequence genome segment CTTGGCATCGTCTCATGTGCTGTAGAGAAGGGTTGTGATCCAGTATCTTATGAGTTGGGTTGTACCCTCCACTTTGAGTTCTATTCAGCAAGCAGCTCATCAAATGAGGCAACAACAACAAACCAGATGACTGAAGGGTTACAAGTCATTCATTTGCCCAACATACACACCCACGAAGAAAGTGACCTAGAGCTTCTTAATAACCTAGTATCAGAGTGGAAAGTACCTCCTAGTTTGAGATTCTCGTTGCTGACAAGATTGCGGTTTGCAAGGGCTTTTGGATCTTTAGCTGCAAGACAGCAGTATATATGTATTCGCCTCTATGCTTTTGTAATACTTGCTCAAGCAAGCCATGATGCCGAAGACTTGGCTGCATTTTTCACTAATGAGCCTGAATTTGTCAGTGAACTGGTAAGCTTAATCAGTTACGAAGAGGCTGTTCCCGAAAAGATTCGCATTCTGGGTATACAATCTCTGGTTGCTCTTTGTCAAGATCGTTCCCGTCAGACAACAGTATTAAGTGCTGTGACTTCGGGCGGCCATCGTGGAATTCTAGCCAGTCTCATGCAAAAGACTATTGATTCTATTACCAGTGATGTCTCAAGATGGTCTGTTGTTTTTGCTGAATCTCTCTTATCTCTTGTCACTGTTTTGGTTTCATCGTCTTCTGGCTGCTCGGCCTTGCGGGAAGCTGGATTCATACccactcttcttcctcttcttaatGATACGGACCCCCAACACTTGCACCTGGTCAGTACTGCAGTTCATGTCCTAGAAGCCTTTATGGATTATAGTAATCCGGCTGCTGCATTATTTAGAGATTTGGGAGGTTTAGATGACACTATTGCCCGTTTGAAGATTGAAGTTTCTCACGTAGAGGAGAAAGGTTCAAAAAAACCTGGAGAAGAGTCGCAGGGTAGTCGCAAGGGAAAAGAAGTGGTTTCACATTTTTCAGCGGAGGTAGATAATGCACATCCTCAATATAACGATGCATTGGTTGCTTATCACCGCAGGTTGCTTATGAAAGCTTTACTGCGTGCTATATCACTTGGCACTTATGCCCCTGGAAGTGCTGCTCGTATTTATGGCTCTGAAGAGAGCTTATTACCTCATTGCTTGTGTATTATTTTCAGAAGAGCCAAAGATTTTGGTggtggtgtattttctcttgCAGCTACTGTCATGAGCGATCTCATTCACAAAGACCCAACCTGTTATCCTGTTTTAGATGCGGCCAATCTTCCTGCTGCTTTCCTGGATGCTATTATGGATGGGATCCTTTGCTCTTCTGAAGCTGTCACATGCATCCCTCAATGCCTGGATGCACTGTGTTTGAACAACAGCGGTCTTCAGGCTGTAAAGGATCACAATGCTCTTAGGTGCTTTGTTAAAATATTCACCTCTAAATCTTATCTACATGCCCTGGCCGGCGATACTCCTGCTTCTCTATCGACTGGTTTGGATGAgttgatgcgtcatgcttcttcCTTGAGAGCACCTGGAGTTGACATGTTAATTGAGATCTTGAATACCATTTCGAAGATTGGCAGTGTGGTGGAAGCTTCTTCTTCAGCGATCGATTCTCAGTGCTCATCTGCTCCTGTTCCAATGGAAACCGATATAGATGAAAAGAATGTGGTTTCAGGAGAGGATGGGGAACCATCCAAAATGGAAAGTTCTGACCAAGTTACTGAGACTTCTTCTGAGGGCCCATTGGCTGATACTGAGTCTATACTCCCTGAATATATAAGTAATGCTGCTCGTCTTCTGGAAACCATTCTTCAGAATGCGGACACATGTCGTATATTTATTGAGAAGAAGGGTGTTGAAGCTGTTCTGCAGATATTTAATTTGCCATTAGTGCCTCTTTTTGTTTCTATTGGTCACAATGTAGCTGCTGCTTTCAAGAATTTTTCACCTCAGCATTCTGCTGCTCTGGCTAGGGTGGTGTGCTCGTTCTTGAGGGAACGTTTGAAGTTAACTAATGAATTATTAAGTTCTGTGGCAGGATCTCAAATCGGTAGGATAGAGTCAGCAAAGAAAAGTGAAGTTTTGAGATGTCTTTCTAGTCTGGAAGGTCTTCTGGCTTTTTCCAATTCGCTTTTGAAGTTGTCCAGCAGTATGATGCCTGAACTGGGAAACGCAGATGCTGATGTTGTGAAAGATTTAGGGAGAGTTTACAGGGAAATACAATGGCAAATATCTTTATCCAGTGATATCAAGGTGGAAGAGAAGCGAGGAGATCAAGAATCAGGATCCAAAGATGCTTCTGCATCAAGTGGTCTTGGAACTGAAGATGATTCCAATCTTCTTCCGATGGTAAGATACACGAGTCATGGCACTATGAGGAATGGTTCTCGCTCGCCATGGAATGCGGAGCAGGAATTTTTGTCCGTGGTTCGTTCTGGAGAAGGCATACATCGTCATGGACGGCATGGGTTAGCACGGATTCGTGGTGGAAGGGTTATTCGACATATGGAGTCTTCAAGCATTGACATAGAAGGTCCTAGAAGTGCATCAGAGAGTTTTTCTGTTCAAGATGTCAAAGCAAGAAGTCCTGATGTTGTCTTACTAGAAAATCTAAATAAGCTTGCTCTTACGATGCGTTTGTTTTTTGCTGCTCTTGTTAAGGGGTTTACAGGGCCGAACCGTCGTAGAGCTGACTCTGGTTCTGTGAGTGCTGCCTCTAAGAGCCTTGCTACATCCCTTTCAAAAATCTTTCATGAGGCTCTGAGTTTTTCTGGACACTCTACTTCAGCTGATCCTGACATGTCTCTGTCAGTGAAGTGTCGTTATCTTGGAAAAGTTGTGGATGACATGGTGGCTCTCACTTTTGATAGCAAACGGCGTGGATGCAATACAGTCCTGGTGAATAATTTTTATGTTCATGGAACCTTCAAGGAACTTTTAACCACATTTGAGGCTACAAGCCAATTGCTCTGGACTTTACCTTTTTCTGTTCCTTTATCCGGGACTGACCAAGATAAGGCAGGTGAAGAAGACAAGCTGTGTCGCTCATCTTGGTTGATTAGTACATTACAAAGTTATTGCCGTATGCTAGAATATTTTGTTAATTCTGCTCTCCTTTTGTCCCCGACGTCTTCATATCAAGCTCAGATGCTTGTTCAGCCGTTTGCATCAGGATTGTCAATTGGCCTGTTTCCTGTTCCACGGGAACCCGAAGTTTTTGTGCGTATGTTACAGTCTCAGGTTCTTGATGTAGTCCTTCCTGTATGGAATCACCCAATGTTTCCTAGTTGCAGCTCTGCTTTCATCTCTTCAATGGTTTCTCTTATTACACACATATATTTCGGTGTAGGAGATGTAAAGCGGGGAAGAAATGGTACCACAGGAAGTGCAGCTCAACGTTTCATGGCCCCGCCTCCTGATGAATCTACTATTTCTACGATTGTTGAAATGGGATTTACTCGTACGAGGGCAGTTGAAGCACTGCGACGGGTGGAAACAAATAGTGTTGAGATGGCCATGGAGTGGTTGTTCAGTCATGCCGAAGATCCTGTGCAGGAAGATGATGAGTTGGCTCGGGCACTTGCTTTGTCACTTGGAAGTTCGTCAGAAACATCAAAAGAGGATAACACTGGTAAGGCGAAAGATGTGCTTACAGAGGAGAGAGTAACAGATGCACCTCCAGTTGATGATATTCTTGCTTCTTCTTTGAAGTTGTTCCAAAGTAGTGAGTCGATAGCTTTCTCATTGACAGATTTGCTTGTGACACTCTGTAATCGAAACAAAGGCGAAGAACGTCCAAGAGTTGTTACCTATTTGATTCAGCAATTGAAGCTCTGTCCTTCAGATTTTTCAAAAGATACAGGTCTCTTGTGTACGTTATCACATATTTTGGCCTTGCTTCTTTCTGAAGATGGTGGTACTCGAGAAACTGCTGCAGAAAATGGTATCGTCTCTGCTGCAATTGATATCTTGACGAACTTCAAGGCGAGGAATGAGTCAGGAGAAGAGGTTGCGGTCCCAAAATGTATAAGTGCTTTATTACTTATCCTGGATAACATGTTGCAATCTAAGCCCAGAGTTTTACCCGAGTCTACTGAATCTATGACAGAGTCTGCTGAAGACCAACCTCCACTATCACTCTCCACAGGTGTAGAAGAGAACAAACCTGCTTCGGAGGAGGCCAAGGATAAAGAAGCTAGTAGTAATGTATTTGAGAAAACATTAGGGAAGTCTGCTGGTTACTTGACTCTTGAGGAGAGCCAAAGGGTACTTTCAGTTACTTTGGAGTTTATAAAACAGCATGTCCCAGCTGTGGTCATGCAGGCTGTTCTGCAGTTATGTGCTCGCTTGACAAAAACCCATACTGTAGCCATGCAATTTCTTGAAAATGGAGGTTTGGTGGCCCTTTTTAGCCTCCCAAGTAGTTGTTTCTTCCCTGGATACAATAGTGTAACATCTGCTATCGTTAGGCATCTACTTGAAGATCCCCAAACCTTACAAACAGCTATGGAGTTGGAGATTCGACAAACTATCTCTGGTACTCTTAGCCGTCATGCGGGTCGTCTTTCACCTAGAATTTTTTTGTCAGCTATGGCACCTGTTATTTCTAGAGATCCAGTGGTCTTCATGAGAGCCACAGCTGCAGTTTGTCAATTGGAGACGTCAGGAAGCCGGATAAACGTGGTCTtatctaaagaaaaagagaaggaaaaagacaaatcaAAAACATCTTGTGGTGAAGCTGGACTGTCTTCTAATGATGGTGTTCGGATATCTGAAAATAAGCAGCAACTTGATGGTCCAGGCAAATGTTCTAAAGGCCACAAGAAGGTTCCTGCTAACCTCACACAAGTGATTGACCAGCTACTGGAAATAGTCATGAGTTACCCTTCAGCACAAAACCAGGAAGAGTTAACAAGTTCATTTGTTCCTATGGAAGTAGATGAGCCTGCTATGAGGAAAAAGGGTAAATCGAAAGTTGATGATACAAAGAAAGTGGAGATGAATAGCCTCTCAGAAAGATCGACTGGGTTAGCAAAAGTGACGTTTGTCCTTAAGCTGTTGAGTGATATTCTTCTTATGTATGTACACGCAGTCGGGGTGATTTTAAAACGGGATCTGGAAATATGCCAACAACGAGGACACACTTCAGTGGATGGTTTTGGGCAAGGTGGAGTACTGTATCATATTTTGCATCGGCTACTCCCGCTATCTTCTGATAAAACTGCTGGCACAGCTGATGAACGGAGAGACAAGCTGTCTGAAAAAGCctcatggtttttggtggtgCTCTCTGGTCGTTCTAGTGAAGGGCGTAGACGTGTCATCAATGAAATTGCTCGAGCGTTATTTTCATTTTCAAACCTGGAGAACAATTCGTCAAAGAACATCTTATTGCCAAATGGAAGTGTTTTAGCTTTTGCCGACTTGGTTAATTCCATATTGTCAAAGAATTCATCCTCAAGCAATTTACCTGGTCCTGGTTGCTCACCAGACATAGCAAAGACGATGATTGATGGAGGGATGATTCAGTCACTGACTAGTATTGTACGGATTATTGATTTGGATCATCCTAATGCTCCAAAAGTTGTGAATCTCATAATCAAGGCTTTAGAGAGCTTAACAAGGGTTGCTAATGCTAGTGAACAGCTCAGGTCGGATGGGTCCAAGAAAAAAGTTGCTGTAACAAATGGGAGAGGTGGAGATCAAACAAATGCATTTTCAGCTGGTGAAGCTGTGGAGAACAACCAGAATCAGATCAATCAACAGGAGGGTAACGATGCTCCACAACTTGAGCAACATCAGCTTCAGGGTACATCTAATACTGACGGGGATCAAGGTGGGAGTCCAGATCAGTCCATGGAGCAAGATACAAGAGTAGAAGGAGAAGAAACCACTGCTAACCCGCCTGTAGAGCATAGGGAAGAATTCGTACGGGAGGAGATGGAAGAAACTGGTGCATTACGCAGTAACAGTGACGGAATTGAGATGACTTTCCGAGTTGAACACAGGGCAGACGATGAAAtgggtgatgaagatgatgaggatatgggagatgatgatgaggatgatgatgacgaggatgaggaggaagaggatATAGCAGAAGATGGTACTGCACTGATGTCTCTAGCAGATACTGATGTGGAGGACCATGACGATAGTGGTCTCGGGGATGAGTACAATGACGAGAtaattgatgaagaagatgatgaattccatgaaaatcgTGTTATAGAAGTGAGGTGGAGGGAAGGCTTGGATGGTTTAGATCATTTGCAGGTTCTTGGCCGGCCTGGAGCTGCAGGAGGCCTCATCGATGTTGCTGCCGAGCCTTTCCAGGGGGTAAATGTGGATGACATATTTGGTCTTCGAAGGCCTCTAGGTGTTGAGAGACGCCGTCAAACTGCTAATAGGACTCTACTTGAGCGGTCTGGTGGTCTTGATACTGGTGGTTTTCAACATCCGCTCCTCACGAGACCATCCCAATCTGGGGATCCAGTTAGTTCAGTGTGGTCTTCATCTGGAAACTCATCTAGAGATTTGGAAAGTTTACAGGTTGGAAGTTTTGATGCAGCGCACTTTTATATGTTTGATGCTCCTGTTCTTACATCTGATCATGCATCGGCAACTCTCTTCGGTGAACGGTCTGTTGGtgctccaccaccacctctgatagATTTTTCTCTTGGGATGGATCCCTTGCAGCACTTGGCAGGAGGACGAAGAGGACCGGGTGATGGACGGTGGACTGATGATGGTCAGCCTCAGGGAAGTAATCAAGCTGCTGCTATTGCTTATGCTGTAGAGGATCATTTCATATCACAGTTGCGCAGTGTGACTGATGCCAACAACCCTCCATCTCAAAGGCCGGCGGAGATCTCAAGACCGGAGGAGAAGCCACAAGCAGATATTCCACCATCCCATATTGATAGTCAATTACTGATAGCTGGTGATATCATTGATAGTCAGCAAAGTGAAGTGCAACATCAGGATGTTAATATTGAATTAACAGATAATCAAGAGAATCCAACAGAAAGTGAACAGGTTGCTGGCAGAGACGGGGATGGAAGTTTACGAGTGGTGGAATGTATGTCAACACATCCAGATGCATTAAACAGGATCCCAGATGGGAGTGAAAGCATGGAAATTGGCGAGGATAGTGGTGCTTCTGCTGAACAGTTGCAGGCCGTGCCTGATTTTGTTACCTCATCAGATGGCATTCTCAATTTGGATTCAAGTAACCGGGATTCATCTCTGCAGGGTGAATTAGATTATGGATCCTCAAGGACGGATAGCCAGTCCAGTAATTATGCACGTCTAGACTCTGGCTCAGAAATTCCTGAGGCTGTTGATGGTCATGCTTCTTCAGTTCATTTAACTGCCGATGTTGAGATGGATGGTACTCACGCTGAAGAGAATCAGGCTGAACGTGTTATTCTTGCTTCTGATGTCGGGGCACATGAATCGCTTGCTGGACCGAGTGTTCCAGTGGCCGAGGATGGTAATCAGGGTGATCAAACCAGTTCTAATAATGAAACTTCAAGTGCGAATACTATTGATCCAACCTTTTTGGAGGCACTGCCAGAAGATTTGCGGGCAGAAGTTCTGGCTTCCCAGCTTGCCCAACCCGTTCAAGCCACCACATACACACCTCCTTCTGCAGAAGACATTGATCCTGAATTTTTAGCTGCTCTTCCCCCAGATATCCAAGCAGAAGTATTAGCACAACAACGGGCACAAAGAGTTATACAATCTCATCAAGCTGAAGGTCAAGCAGCTGACATGGATAATGCTTCTATTATAGCTACATTCCCTGCTGATCTGCGTGAAGAGGTATGTATTTTGAAACATTGCTTCTCTTATTTCACCGTGTCAATGAAATCTTATCATATCCTTTCCAGGTTCTTTTGACTTCTTCCGAAGCGGTACTATCTGCGCTACCTTCTCCATTACTTGCTGAAGCCCAGATGCTGAGAGATAGAGCAATGAGCCACTATCAAGCCCGCAGCCTTTTTGGAAGCACCCATAGGCTTAGTAGTGCTAGGAGGAATAGTTTAGGATTCGATAGGCAGACATTGATGGATAGGGGCGTTGGTGTTTCAATTGGTCGAAGGACGGCTTCAGCTTATGCAGATCGTCTGAAGGTGAAAGAAATTGAAGGTGCACCTCTTCTGGATGCAGATTCCTTGAAAGCTTTGGTCCGGCTCCTGAGGCTAGCACAGGTAGCGTTCTGTTTGAGTATCTTCAGTTTGGATAGATTTCAAGTTGTTATTGGTCATTTCACTTTTATAACTAGAATATTCAGCTTACTTGTGATATTGTTT includes the following:
- the LOC113288185 gene encoding E3 ubiquitin-protein ligase UPL1-like isoform X1: MKLKKRRVLEVPPKIKSFINSVTAVPHEKIEESLKGFAWEYDKQGDFHHWVDLFNYFDSFFEKHIKSRKDLHIEDDSLAVDFPFPRGAVLSILRVIRIVLENCTNKHFYSSYEQHLSSLLASTDADIVEASLQTLVAFLKKTMGKCSIRDASLGSKLFTFSQGWGSKDEGLGIVSCAVEKGCDPVSYELGCTLHFEFYSASSSSNEATTTNQMTEGLQVIHLPNIHTHEESDLELLNNLVSEWKVPPSLRFSLLTRLRFARAFGSLAARQQYICIRLYAFVILAQASHDAEDLAAFFTNEPEFVSELVSLISYEEAVPEKIRILGIQSLVALCQDRSRQTTVLSAVTSGGHRGILASLMQKTIDSITSDVSRWSVVFAESLLSLVTVLVSSSSGCSALREAGFIPTLLPLLNDTDPQHLHLVSTAVHVLEAFMDYSNPAAALFRDLGGLDDTIARLKIEVSHVEEKGSKKPGEESQGSRKGKEVVSHFSAEVDNAHPQYNDALVAYHRRLLMKALLRAISLGTYAPGSAARIYGSEESLLPHCLCIIFRRAKDFGGGVFSLAATVMSDLIHKDPTCYPVLDAANLPAAFLDAIMDGILCSSEAVTCIPQCLDALCLNNSGLQAVKDHNALRCFVKIFTSKSYLHALAGDTPASLSTGLDELMRHASSLRAPGVDMLIEILNTISKIGSVVEASSSAIDSQCSSAPVPMETDIDEKNVVSGEDGEPSKMESSDQVTETSSEGPLADTESILPEYISNAARLLETILQNADTCRIFIEKKGVEAVLQIFNLPLVPLFVSIGHNVAAAFKNFSPQHSAALARVVCSFLRERLKLTNELLSSVAGSQIGRIESAKKSEVLRCLSSLEGLLAFSNSLLKLSSSMMPELGNADADVVKDLGRVYREIQWQISLSSDIKVEEKRGDQESGSKDASASSGLGTEDDSNLLPMVRYTSHGTMRNGSRSPWNAEQEFLSVVRSGEGIHRHGRHGLARIRGGRVIRHMESSSIDIEGPRSASESFSVQDVKARSPDVVLLENLNKLALTMRLFFAALVKGFTGPNRRRADSGSVSAASKSLATSLSKIFHEALSFSGHSTSADPDMSLSVKCRYLGKVVDDMVALTFDSKRRGCNTVLVNNFYVHGTFKELLTTFEATSQLLWTLPFSVPLSGTDQDKAGEEDKLCRSSWLISTLQSYCRMLEYFVNSALLLSPTSSYQAQMLVQPFASGLSIGLFPVPREPEVFVRMLQSQVLDVVLPVWNHPMFPSCSSAFISSMVSLITHIYFGVGDVKRGRNGTTGSAAQRFMAPPPDESTISTIVEMGFTRTRAVEALRRVETNSVEMAMEWLFSHAEDPVQEDDELARALALSLGSSSETSKEDNTGKAKDVLTEERVTDAPPVDDILASSLKLFQSSESIAFSLTDLLVTLCNRNKGEERPRVVTYLIQQLKLCPSDFSKDTGLLCTLSHILALLLSEDGGTRETAAENGIVSAAIDILTNFKARNESGEEVAVPKCISALLLILDNMLQSKPRVLPESTESMTESAEDQPPLSLSTGVEENKPASEEAKDKEASSNVFEKTLGKSAGYLTLEESQRVLSVTLEFIKQHVPAVVMQAVLQLCARLTKTHTVAMQFLENGGLVALFSLPSSCFFPGYNSVTSAIVRHLLEDPQTLQTAMELEIRQTISGTLSRHAGRLSPRIFLSAMAPVISRDPVVFMRATAAVCQLETSGSRINVVLSKEKEKEKDKSKTSCGEAGLSSNDGVRISENKQQLDGPGKCSKGHKKVPANLTQVIDQLLEIVMSYPSAQNQEELTSSFVPMEVDEPAMRKKGKSKVDDTKKVEMNSLSERSTGLAKVTFVLKLLSDILLMYVHAVGVILKRDLEICQQRGHTSVDGFGQGGVLYHILHRLLPLSSDKTAGTADERRDKLSEKASWFLVVLSGRSSEGRRRVINEIARALFSFSNLENNSSKNILLPNGSVLAFADLVNSILSKNSSSSNLPGPGCSPDIAKTMIDGGMIQSLTSIVRIIDLDHPNAPKVVNLIIKALESLTRVANASEQLRSDGSKKKVAVTNGRGGDQTNAFSAGEAVENNQNQINQQEGNDAPQLEQHQLQGTSNTDGDQGGSPDQSMEQDTRVEGEETTANPPVEHREEFVREEMEETGALRSNSDGIEMTFRVEHRADDEMGDEDDEDMGDDDEDDDDEDEEEEDIAEDGTALMSLADTDVEDHDDSGLGDEYNDEIIDEEDDEFHENRVIEVRWREGLDGLDHLQVLGRPGAAGGLIDVAAEPFQGVNVDDIFGLRRPLGVERRRQTANRTLLERSGGLDTGGFQHPLLTRPSQSGDPVSSVWSSSGNSSRDLESLQVGSFDAAHFYMFDAPVLTSDHASATLFGERSVGAPPPPLIDFSLGMDPLQHLAGGRRGPGDGRWTDDGQPQGSNQAAAIAYAVEDHFISQLRSVTDANNPPSQRPAEISRPEEKPQADIPPSHIDSQLLIAGDIIDSQQSEVQHQDVNIELTDNQENPTESEQVAGRDGDGSLRVVECMSTHPDALNRIPDGSESMEIGEDSGASAEQLQAVPDFVTSSDGILNLDSSNRDSSLQGELDYGSSRTDSQSSNYARLDSGSEIPEAVDGHASSVHLTADVEMDGTHAEENQAERVILASDVGAHESLAGPSVPVAEDGNQGDQTSSNNETSSANTIDPTFLEALPEDLRAEVLASQLAQPVQATTYTPPSAEDIDPEFLAALPPDIQAEVLAQQRAQRVIQSHQAEGQAADMDNASIIATFPADLREEVLLTSSEAVLSALPSPLLAEAQMLRDRAMSHYQARSLFGSTHRLSSARRNSLGFDRQTLMDRGVGVSIGRRTASAYADRLKVKEIEGAPLLDADSLKALVRLLRLAQPLGKGLLQRLLLNLCSHSITRANLLRLLLSMIKPEAEGLVSGPASVSAQRLYGCQWNVVYGRSQHLDGLPPLVSRRILEILTYLATNHPEVAHILFYFDHRLVTDSPISVDDKNDKGKGKLIEGTDVPNQLEASQAGDIPLILLLKLLSRPLFLRSNAHLEQVMGLLQVVVFKAALRLECETQSEQPAATSQAEPVNEGAEDIQHESPIVEPDSNQELIKDTSANISTLEPKRTTNLYDIFLQIPESDLRNICGLLAREGLSDKVHLLAAELVKKLASIAKPHRKLFTAELAGLAHSLSSSAVSELITLRSTNMLGLSAGSMAGAAILRVLQALSNLTSPIPEGSKGQENDTEQEELTDVLNLNAALEPLWQELSDCISTTEVKLGQSLVSSPISNPNPRDPVGGNPSLSPPLPPGTQRLLPFIEAFFVLCEKLQTNATGQQDQVNVTASEVKDGAGTSFALEKFDGVVQRRPDGAVTFARFSEKHRRLLNAFIRQNPGLLEKSLCMMLKAPRLIDFDNKRAYFRSRIRQHHEQHPSAPLRISVRRAYVLEDSYNQLRMRPTQDLKGRLTVQFQGEEGIDAGGLTREWYQLLSRVIFDKGALLFTTVGNNATFQPNANSVYQTEHLSYFKFVGRVVSKALFDGQLLDVYFTRSFYKHILGVKVTYHDIEAVDPDYYKNLKWMLENDVSEIPDLTFSMDADEEKHILYEKTEVTDYELKPGGRNCRVTEETKHEYVDLVAGHILTNAIRPQINSFLEGFNELVPRELISIFNDKELELLISGLPEIDLDDLQANAEYTGYSAASNVVQWFWEVVKAFSKEDMARLLQFVTGTSKVPLDGFKALQGISGPQRFQIHKAYGAPERLPSAHTCFNQLDLPEYSSKEQLQERLLLAIHEASEGFGFG